The genomic DNA AGAGCCACGCTGGCATGGCATTCTTGGCCATGTCAGTCATGTAGAGAACGGGCGACGTCCACGTGGCGACCATGATGATCATGTCGACGATGTTCTCGGAGTCTCGAAAGAACACGTTCGCGCACGCGAAGAGCAGGCCCATCCCTGCCGAGAACAGGGCCACAATAAGGAACCCGAGGACGATCGAGACGAGGTTGAGCGGCCCCGGCCTCCACCCTGCCACGAGCGATGCGAGCAGGAGGATGAGGATCTGCGGGAGGAAGTGGACCGTGGCCACCCAGACAGTCGAGATCGGAAACAGCTGTCTGGGCAGGTAGATCTTCCGGATGAGTCCGCTGTTGGCCACGATGGAGCGCGCCCCGTTGCCGAAGGCCTCGGAGAAGAAGTTGATGATGATGATGCCGGAGAACAGGTAGATCGCGTAGTTGGCGCTGCCATGGTCGAGCTTGAGGAACTTCCCCATGGCGATGTAGTACACGAGGAACTGCACGCCGGGTTTGATGTACGACCAGAGGATGCCGAGGACGGAGCCGCGGTAGCGCACCTGGATCTCTTTGCGCACGAGCAGGCGCAGAAGGAACCGGTGCGTGACGACGTCCCGCAGCCCGCGTCCCCGGCCAGGCTGCACGGCGGGGGCTTCGGCCACGGTCATCGACGCTCCCCCGTCACCCCGTTCGCAGCGAACGTCTTCTCCCATGCCTCGCGCGAGGTGTACTCGCCGAGGGCCGCTCGGTACTCGTCCCGCAGGCGGTCCCAGGAGGAGTAGATCTCGCGGTACAGCCCCACGAGCTCCCGCAGAGTCTTGCGGGCCTCAAGGTGGTCGCGCTTGTGCCACGACACGCCTGTCCCCTCCGCGTTGGAGACAAGGGCCGAGTCGAGGGAGGCGAGGTTCCAGAACGTCGCGTCCTGCTTGGCGAGGATCGCCTCCGGGCGCTCTTGCGACTCGGGGGCGGCGGGCTTGAAGAACTGCCGCGCACTCGCCTTGACGAGCCACAGGGGCAGGGTCGCGAACGAAGGCTGCTTGGGAGTGCCGCGGCGGGCACGGGAGGCTGCCCGTCCAGGGGCCGGGAAGTCGCTGGGCCGCGGCTTGTAGGTCGCATCCGGGAAGTCGGACTTCGCGGCGCGCAGCTGGGCCGCCTTGACGCCGATCGTCTCGTGCAGGTGCCCGGGCCCGCG from Falsarthrobacter nasiphocae includes the following:
- a CDS encoding ABC transporter permease, whose product is MTVAEAPAVQPGRGRGLRDVVTHRFLLRLLVRKEIQVRYRGSVLGILWSYIKPGVQFLVYYIAMGKFLKLDHGSANYAIYLFSGIIIINFFSEAFGNGARSIVANSGLIRKIYLPRQLFPISTVWVATVHFLPQILILLLASLVAGWRPGPLNLVSIVLGFLIVALFSAGMGLLFACANVFFRDSENIVDMIIMVATWTSPVLYMTDMAKNAMPAWLFSLYSSNPLTVAVQLFHHGFWDPTVEGSALPPDLYPIYLPIALALSVATIVLGDLAFRKTEGDFAQEL